GTGCTACGCCAATTCTGCCTTTAGAATCGATAGCTATCAAGCCCATTTGGTTAACAGCGTTTTGTATTCTGCGGTTTACTTCTTTAATCGAGTTTTCTGCAGCTTTCTGTGGTGTTTGACCTGTGCGTATTAGGTCGCAAGTGTTTTTTGCTAGAACAAGCCTAATGGCTATTTCCCCTATTCCCGTAGCTGAACACGCACCTGCTTCATTGTCGGCATAGTTGCCGCAACCTATCAATGGTGAGTCTCCAATGCGTCCAGGGACTTTCAGAGAGATTCCACCTGTGGATGTTGCAGCTGCCACATTGCCTTCTTTATCAACTGCAACTGCGCCAACAGTGTCCAGATGAAAAAGGCTTGGATGTGACTTTAGCAGCTTATACAGCTTTGGTAAATAGTTTAGTTCACGTTGTGCTAACTTATTCTTTAGTTCGCACCAATATCTTTCTCTAAGTTTGGTTATCGGGTTTCTATGTTCCAAATCGAAAATTTCAGCCAGTTTTTCTGCGCTTCGTCCTACTATGAAAATGTGGTCAGTTTCTTCCATGACTATACGAGCTAAATGTACAGGATATTTCACATTGTTCAGTAATC
This genomic interval from Candidatus Bathyarchaeota archaeon contains the following:
- a CDS encoding isoaspartyl peptidase/L-asparaginase → MKAQRPTIIVHGGAGEWRAERQEVGIAGVKKAVRSGFDILKRDQSALDAVESAVMSMEDDEVFNAGLGSSLALDKRVEMEASIMDGKTLAAGAVGLLNNVKYPVHLARIVMEETDHIFIVGRSAEKLAEIFDLEHRNPITKLRERYWCELKNKLAQRELNYLPKLYKLLKSHPSLFHLDTVGAVAVDKEGNVAAATSTGGISLKVPGRIGDSPLIGCGNYADNEAGACSATGIGEIAIRLVLAKNTCDLIRTGQTPQKAAENSIKEVNRRIQNAVNQMGLIAIDSKGRIGVAHNSHHMCWAYMTSQMRSPKAFLKAKTTKNAV